GCACCCCGTGCCGGGTCAGATAGGCGCGCATGGCGTCGGGCTCGTCGTAGTCCTCGCGGCTGTTGTCGCCGGTCACCAGAAGGACCCGGATCCGCCCGTCACGGTAGAGCTGGGCCGCGGCGTCGAGCCGGTGAGCGAGATACGGCGAAGGCTCGCCCTCCCAGAGCCCGGCCCCGAACACCACAGCGACATCCGTGCGCGGAGCATCGTCAACCGTACGCAGCCGGTCCCCGGTCACCACAAACATCCACGTAGCCGGCAACAGCGCCAGCACACACACGGCCACTGCGCCCTGTACGAACAGCCGCCACCCCCGTCGCGTACGCGGCAACCGGATCCGCACCACTGACCCCCACCCCCACCCCTCCGAAAACGTCGTCGCACGACTGGACGCACGTTTCCGCCGGCCGGTTCACGCGGCAAGCGGGGACCCGACCACCTCACATCCGTCCGAACACCCGGTGAGCCCAGGGGAAGCGACCCGTCACCGCCCCGCAACGACGCCGCAACCTCCCGCGGACAGGATCGGTTCATGACGGCGTCGAAACATCAGCGCGACGAGCCCACCGGCACGGCCCACCTCGACAGTACGGCGCAACTCATGACCAGGATCACCAGTCAGCTCGGCACCCAGCTGAGCCATGTCAGGCTCGACGGCAGCCGCCGCACACCCCCGCAGCCCCCGCCCGCCCCGCCGGCCCTGGTGGTCGTGGCGCACGGCAGCCGCGACCCGAGGGCGCTCGCCACGGTCCACGCCCTGCTGGACAAGGTGCGCGAGGAACGCCCGGGACTCCCCGTCCACCTCGGCCACATCGAGCTGAACGAACCGCTCCTGACCGACACCCTCGCGGGCCTCGCCCCCGGCCGCGCCGTCCTGGCCCCGCTGCTCCTGTCCCGCGGCTACCACGTGAAGCAGGACATCCCGGCAGCCCTGGCCACGGCCCCGCACCTGACGGCCCGCGTCGCCCCGCCGCTGGGCCCCCACCCGCTCCTCGTGGAAACGCTGTACGCCCGCCTGGTAGAGGCGGGCTGGGACCCGCGCCCCGACGCCCGTACCCGCAGGACCAGCGGCGTAGTCCTCGCGGCGGCCGGCTCCCGCGACCCCGACTCGGCCGTCGACACGGCCCGTACGGCCGCGCTCCTGGCGAACCGGCTCGGTGTCCCGGTGGTGCCCGCCTACGCGAGTGCCGCCGCGCCCACCGTCCCGGCCGCGCTGCGGGCGCTGGCCGCGAGAGGCAGGCACCGAGCCGCCGTCGCCGCGTACTTCACGGCGCCGGGCCGCTTCGCCACGCAGTGCGCGCAGGCCGCCCCCTGGATAGCCGCCGCCCCGCTGGGCGCGCACACGGCGATGGCGCGCCTCCTGCTCCACCGCTACGACACGACGCTCGCGTCCCCGGCGCGACCCGCTCCCGTACAGCGGCAGCTCACGTCGGCCTGACCGTTTGTCACCGCGTGCCTTTACTGTCAGTCCATGGAAGGCACGCACGAGACACCCGCAGCGAAATCGGTCCCAGCCGTCCCAACCGCCCCATCGCACCCCATCGACCAGTCCGGCTACGACGCTGCGGCGACGGAGCGCTGGGCCCCCGAGCCGGACAAACGCCCCGGCCGCACCGCCTTCCAGCGCGACCGCGCCCGCGTCCTGCACTCCTCGGCGCTGCGCCGCCTCGCGGGCAAGACCCAGGTGGTCACCCCCGGCACGATCCCCCAGGCTCTCGACTCCGCTCGAGCAGGGGGGACCCCCATCCGAGTCTGGGATGCCAGCCCCCGCACCCGTCTGACGCACTCCCTGGAGTGCGCGCAGGTGGGCCGGGAGCTCGGCGCGGCGCTCGGCTGCGACCCGGACCTCGTGGAGACGGCCTGCCTCTCGCACGACATGGGCCACCCGCCCTTCGGCCACAACGGCGAACAGGCGCTGAACGAGGTGGCGCAGGACTGCGGCGGCTTCGAGGGGAACGCGCAGTCGCTGCGCCTGCTGACCCGTATCGAACCCAAGCGCTTCGTCCAGAGCGCCGACACGGACGAGCTGGTCAGCGTAGGCCTGAACCTCACGCGCGCCGCGCTGGACGCCGCGACGAAGTACCCGTGGCCCCGCGGCGGCCACCCCACCGACCCGGCCTCGCCCAAGTTCGGCGTGTACGAGGACGACCGCCCGGTCTTCGACTGGATCCGCAAGGAGTCACCCGAGCGACGCACCTGCTTCGAGGCGCAGGTCATGGACTGGTCGGACGACGTCGCGTACTCGGTGCACGACCTGGAGGACGGCCTGCACGCCGGCCACCTGGACCCGAACATGCTGCACGCCGAGCCGGAGCGCCGTGACATCTACGCGGTCGCGATCGGCCGATACGTACCGGCGGACACGGACCCCGAAGAGCTCGCGGCGGCGCTCGACCGGCTCCTCGACCAGGAGTGGTGGCCGCACGGCTACGACGGCACGGCGGTCGCGCAGGCCCGCCTCAAGGATGCGACGAGCCAGCTCATCGGCCGCTTCTGCCTCGCGGCGGAGGGCGCCACGCGCACCCGGTACGGCTCGGGCCGCCTCACGCGCTACGAGGCCGAGCTGGTGGTGCCGCGCGAGGCACGGTACGAGTGCGCGGTCCTCAAGGCGGTCGCCGACCGGTACGTGATGCAGCGCCCGCAGCAGGAGCGGCTCCGCGCCGACCAGCGCATCGTCGTGGCGGAGCTCGCCGAGGCGCTCACCCGGCGCGCCCCCGACGGCCTCGACCCGCAGTTCCGTGCCCTGTTCGACACGGCGGGCGACGACCGCTCCCGCAAGCGCGTGATCGTCGACCAGATCTCCTCCCTCACCGACGCCTCGGCCCGCGAGCTGCACGCGCGGCTGACAGGGCCCCGTCCATGAGGGCGTCGCCCAGCGGGGTGCGGCGGTGCAGGACGGAGTCGCCGCGCCGCAGCGAACCGACGGGACCCGCTTCTCGCAGGACCGTGGCGCGCCGGCTCGCGGTGGACGCGGTCGGCCGCAGCGGCCGGGCCAACCGCACGGTCGTACGCGGATGTTCGAGGGCTTCGATGGCTTCGAGGGCGAGCGCCGGGGTCGGCCACCCCGGCGCGGATCCCGGAGGACGCACGAGGACGGGGTCGAGCAGCGGGTCGGTCAGCGCCACCGGTGACGCGACGGAGAGGAACGACGGGGCCCGCACCGCGCTGCGCCGCGGCGGGGTTCGTGCGGATCGCGCTCCTGTGCACGGTCGTCGTCCTCGTCGCGAAACCGGCCATCGACCACTGGGCGTGACGAAAAGATGCCCTGTTCGGACCATGCCCCCTTCCCGCATCACGCTCCGTGCGGGACGCTCGCATATGGCGCCATGGCAAAGAGGAGGCATCACGTGGTCGACGCGGATCAAACGTTCGTCATTGTCGGAGGCGGGCTCGCCGGAGCGAAAGCGGCCGAGACGCTGCGCTCCGAGGGCTTCAACGGCAGAGTGATCCTCATCGGGGACGAGAGGGATCATCCGTACGAACGCCCGCCCCTGTCCAAGGGCTATCTCCAGGGCAAGGAGGAACGGGACAGCGTCTTCGTCCACGAACCGGCCTGGTACGCGCAGAACGACATCGAGCTGCACCTCGGCCAGACCGTCGTAGCGGTCGACCCGG
The DNA window shown above is from Streptomyces sp. NBC_01445 and carries:
- a CDS encoding sirohydrochlorin chelatase → MTASKHQRDEPTGTAHLDSTAQLMTRITSQLGTQLSHVRLDGSRRTPPQPPPAPPALVVVAHGSRDPRALATVHALLDKVREERPGLPVHLGHIELNEPLLTDTLAGLAPGRAVLAPLLLSRGYHVKQDIPAALATAPHLTARVAPPLGPHPLLVETLYARLVEAGWDPRPDARTRRTSGVVLAAAGSRDPDSAVDTARTAALLANRLGVPVVPAYASAAAPTVPAALRALAARGRHRAAVAAYFTAPGRFATQCAQAAPWIAAAPLGAHTAMARLLLHRYDTTLASPARPAPVQRQLTSA
- a CDS encoding deoxyguanosinetriphosphate triphosphohydrolase; translated protein: MEGTHETPAAKSVPAVPTAPSHPIDQSGYDAAATERWAPEPDKRPGRTAFQRDRARVLHSSALRRLAGKTQVVTPGTIPQALDSARAGGTPIRVWDASPRTRLTHSLECAQVGRELGAALGCDPDLVETACLSHDMGHPPFGHNGEQALNEVAQDCGGFEGNAQSLRLLTRIEPKRFVQSADTDELVSVGLNLTRAALDAATKYPWPRGGHPTDPASPKFGVYEDDRPVFDWIRKESPERRTCFEAQVMDWSDDVAYSVHDLEDGLHAGHLDPNMLHAEPERRDIYAVAIGRYVPADTDPEELAAALDRLLDQEWWPHGYDGTAVAQARLKDATSQLIGRFCLAAEGATRTRYGSGRLTRYEAELVVPREARYECAVLKAVADRYVMQRPQQERLRADQRIVVAELAEALTRRAPDGLDPQFRALFDTAGDDRSRKRVIVDQISSLTDASARELHARLTGPRP